A part of Candidatus Zixiibacteriota bacterium genomic DNA contains:
- a CDS encoding nitrilase-related carbon-nitrogen hydrolase produces MFAPKGAKMKVGYIQFEPVLGDVAHNIGTLDTMIAQADGAELLVLPELCSTGYRFESRQQAWDLSETTKKSRFVRFLTSVCAKRATHIVAGFDEREGDKLYNTAVLVGPNGLIGKYRKLHLFMDEKDIFEPGNFGLPVFNIGPCTIGMVICFDWQFPEVWRVLALKGADIICHPSNLVLPGLCQKALPVHAVCNRVFVITANRIGTERDLTFTGLSTIADPKSNVLVQASPDRAEVGLVDIDIALARNKRPTPKNHVFDDRRPDEYRLLVES; encoded by the coding sequence ATGTTTGCTCCGAAGGGAGCAAAGATGAAAGTAGGCTACATTCAGTTTGAGCCGGTTCTGGGTGATGTCGCGCACAACATTGGCACGCTCGACACAATGATCGCTCAGGCCGACGGCGCCGAACTGCTGGTCCTGCCGGAGCTGTGCAGTACCGGGTATCGATTCGAGTCTCGACAGCAGGCCTGGGACCTGTCGGAGACCACGAAAAAAAGCCGCTTCGTGCGATTTCTGACGTCGGTTTGCGCCAAACGGGCAACGCACATCGTAGCCGGGTTTGACGAACGCGAGGGCGACAAGCTCTACAATACGGCGGTCCTGGTTGGCCCGAACGGCCTTATAGGGAAGTACCGCAAGCTGCACTTGTTCATGGATGAGAAGGACATTTTTGAGCCGGGTAATTTCGGGTTGCCGGTGTTCAATATCGGTCCGTGTACGATAGGCATGGTGATTTGTTTCGACTGGCAGTTTCCGGAGGTCTGGAGAGTGCTGGCGCTCAAGGGAGCAGACATAATCTGCCACCCATCCAATCTTGTCCTCCCCGGCCTCTGCCAGAAGGCGCTGCCGGTGCACGCGGTTTGTAACCGCGTGTTTGTGATTACGGCCAATCGTATCGGGACTGAACGCGATTTGACATTCACCGGTCTGTCGACCATCGCCGACCCAAAGTCAAACGTGCTCGTCCAGGCATCGCCTGACCGGGCGGAAGTCGGCCTGGTTGACATTGATATCGCTCTTGCCCGCAACAAGCGGCCCACCCCGAAAAACCATGTGTTTGACGACCGACGGCCGGATGAGTATCGGCTGCTGGTCGAGAGCTGA
- a CDS encoding DUF899 family protein, whose protein sequence is MAKKTKSISKAKKKPARAAKKVVKSKAVKTAGRGKSSARSAKPTARKVSKPKPKTMTVAQRIVALEEKIQNDKKELAALRKAQSPEEIADYVLKAHDGSQIRLSEMFGAHTDMILVHNMGKGCRYCTLWADGFTGFTKHLENRAAFVVVSKDPFDIQRDFYNSRGWNFRMYSSHGTTFNRDVSFETETGGQMPGVSAFYKDDNGRIFRTAYAYFGPGDDFCAVWPMLDLLKTGPDGWEPQYSY, encoded by the coding sequence ATGGCAAAGAAGACCAAGTCCATCAGCAAGGCGAAGAAGAAGCCCGCGCGCGCAGCGAAGAAAGTTGTGAAGTCAAAAGCCGTCAAAACTGCCGGCAGAGGAAAGTCTTCGGCCCGGTCCGCAAAGCCGACCGCGCGCAAAGTATCCAAACCCAAACCCAAAACCATGACTGTCGCGCAGCGTATAGTTGCGTTGGAAGAGAAGATCCAGAACGACAAGAAAGAGCTGGCCGCTCTGCGCAAGGCACAATCTCCAGAAGAGATCGCCGATTATGTACTCAAGGCGCATGACGGCTCACAGATCCGGTTATCGGAGATGTTCGGCGCTCACACGGATATGATCCTGGTCCACAACATGGGGAAGGGGTGCCGGTATTGCACGCTATGGGCCGATGGTTTTACGGGGTTCACGAAGCATCTGGAAAACCGCGCAGCGTTTGTCGTGGTCTCCAAGGACCCGTTTGATATCCAGCGGGACTTTTACAACAGCCGCGGTTGGAATTTCCGAATGTATTCCAGTCACGGCACCACGTTCAACCGTGACGTGAGTTTCGAAACCGAAACCGGCGGCCAGATGCCGGGGGTGTCGGCGTTCTACAAAGATGATAACGGCCGGATATTCAGAACCGCCTATGCCTACTTTGGTCCGGGCGATGATTTCTGCGCGGTCTGGCCGATGCTGGACCTGTTGAAAACGGGGCCGGACGGCTGGGAGCCGCAGTATAGTTACTAA
- the hemC gene encoding hydroxymethylbilane synthase: MSGNKFFAALAGFELPRIPLCGQQRSGFFLEVTSRRLIIGSRGSDLALIQAGIVQTALQNACGLRSEIKVIRTEGDHREHLGFDQMEGRGFFTKELEDALLDQSIDLAVHSLKDLPTTQPDGLVIGAVGFRADRRELLLMLPGVRMGTGVLPIRSGGRIGTSSTRRKAQIAYDNLTLQILDLRGNVPTRIRKLRDGQYDAIIIAAAGVERLGLDMTNLDTTLLDLEDFVPAPGQGVLAIEIRNDDHDLASAVAKLNSPPVETEISAERGLLKRFGAGCSLPLGAFAVGSDTGIRLVAVLGTGNGKTWGGLKRVDVTAGSVEEVVKSAFAALTRGD; the protein is encoded by the coding sequence GTGTCGGGAAACAAGTTTTTTGCCGCCCTTGCCGGATTCGAACTTCCCCGAATTCCCTTGTGTGGGCAGCAGCGGTCCGGTTTTTTTCTGGAAGTGACCTCAAGGCGGCTCATAATCGGTTCCCGAGGCTCCGACCTCGCGCTTATCCAGGCCGGTATCGTACAGACGGCACTGCAGAATGCTTGCGGGTTACGAAGCGAAATCAAGGTAATCAGAACCGAAGGAGATCATCGCGAGCATCTGGGGTTTGACCAAATGGAAGGCAGGGGGTTCTTCACCAAAGAACTTGAAGACGCCCTTTTGGACCAGTCTATAGATTTAGCAGTGCACTCACTCAAAGACCTTCCTACTACCCAGCCCGACGGGCTGGTAATAGGCGCGGTCGGATTCCGAGCCGACCGTCGGGAATTGCTCCTGATGCTGCCCGGTGTGAGAATGGGCACAGGTGTGCTTCCGATTCGGTCTGGGGGAAGGATCGGCACAAGTTCAACCCGCAGGAAAGCGCAGATCGCATATGATAACCTAACACTTCAGATATTGGACCTGCGCGGCAATGTACCGACTCGGATCCGAAAGCTCCGCGATGGCCAATACGACGCAATTATCATCGCCGCCGCCGGGGTCGAGCGGCTGGGGCTTGATATGACTAATCTGGACACCACTCTTCTCGACTTGGAGGACTTTGTTCCCGCGCCGGGCCAAGGTGTGCTTGCGATTGAGATTCGGAACGACGACCACGATCTTGCGTCGGCCGTGGCGAAGTTAAATTCGCCGCCTGTGGAAACCGAAATTAGCGCTGAGCGCGGGCTCCTCAAGAGGTTTGGGGCTGGATGCTCGCTTCCGCTGGGAGCGTTTGCGGTTGGCAGTGACACCGGGATAAGGCTGGTGGCTGTGCTCGGCACCGGTAATGGTAAAACATGGGGTGGCCTGAAAAGAGTCGATGTCACCGCTGGTTCGGTTGAGGAAGTCGTGAAATCTGCCTTTGCAGCGCTGACTCGCGGTGACTGA
- the hemL gene encoding glutamate-1-semialdehyde 2,1-aminomutase, which produces MIDKKMTTRKSEQLYRLACDVTPGGVNSPVRAYKSVGGTPRIIARGEGAYLYDVDGNRYIDFCGSWGPLILGHADPDVVAAVKAQVDKGLTYGASTELEYQLADFVVSHVEPVEKIRFVSSGTEAAMSAIRVARGFTGRDLILKFEGCYHGHADHMLVKAGSGLATFGQPSSAGVPVSFTQHTTVLPLDDESALSDFFRSQGDKVAAVIIEGVPANHGLLIQRREFMHTLRNLCDKYGALLIFDEVITGLRLGLGGAAAYYGIKPDLLTFGKIIGGGMPVGAFGGRADVMSVLSPEGPVYQAGTLSGNPVAMAAGLATLRKLADGRVYEQLESVSSVFVDELNRGLKPLGGQVVRIGSVFWIMFQPDLPRAAHEVLPDGIARFNRVHRAVLDSGVYLPPSGYEVCFISSAHTTQMLKTAADTTVEAVGRNPCGFDIPHSAP; this is translated from the coding sequence ATGATAGACAAGAAGATGACCACCAGAAAATCTGAGCAGCTCTATCGACTGGCGTGCGACGTGACACCAGGGGGTGTCAACTCACCGGTGCGGGCGTACAAATCAGTCGGCGGAACGCCTCGGATAATCGCGAGGGGAGAAGGAGCGTATCTCTACGATGTCGACGGCAACCGCTATATCGACTTCTGCGGTTCCTGGGGGCCGCTGATACTCGGCCATGCCGACCCGGACGTTGTGGCCGCGGTCAAGGCGCAGGTCGATAAAGGGCTTACCTATGGTGCGTCGACTGAGTTGGAATACCAGCTCGCAGACTTCGTTGTCTCGCACGTTGAGCCGGTCGAGAAGATTCGCTTTGTATCGTCGGGCACAGAAGCGGCTATGTCGGCGATACGGGTTGCCCGCGGATTTACAGGACGCGATCTGATTCTCAAATTCGAGGGTTGCTATCACGGCCACGCTGATCATATGCTCGTAAAGGCGGGCTCAGGACTGGCGACATTCGGACAGCCGTCGTCGGCAGGCGTGCCCGTATCTTTTACACAACACACTACTGTATTGCCTCTCGATGACGAATCGGCACTGTCTGACTTCTTTCGGAGTCAAGGAGACAAAGTCGCCGCGGTCATTATCGAAGGCGTTCCTGCCAACCATGGCCTGCTGATCCAGCGGCGCGAATTCATGCACACGCTGCGGAATCTATGCGACAAATATGGCGCGCTGCTCATTTTCGACGAAGTCATCACCGGCTTACGACTGGGGCTTGGCGGTGCTGCGGCGTACTATGGTATCAAACCGGACCTGCTCACATTTGGTAAGATTATCGGCGGCGGAATGCCGGTTGGAGCATTCGGCGGACGGGCGGATGTCATGAGCGTCCTCTCACCAGAGGGGCCGGTCTATCAAGCAGGGACCCTATCGGGGAACCCGGTGGCGATGGCAGCCGGTCTTGCGACGCTCAGGAAGTTGGCGGACGGGCGAGTGTACGAACAGCTTGAATCGGTTTCGTCGGTGTTCGTGGATGAGCTAAATCGCGGCCTGAAACCGCTCGGTGGACAGGTGGTGCGGATTGGGTCCGTTTTCTGGATTATGTTTCAGCCTGATTTGCCGCGCGCAGCGCATGAGGTACTACCAGATGGCATCGCTCGTTTCAATCGTGTGCACCGGGCGGTTCTCGATTCAGGCGTGTACCTGCCGCCGTCGGGATACGAGGTCTGTTTTATCTCATCGGCCCACACGACTCAGATGTTAAAGACTGCGGCAGACACAACCGTCGAAGCGGTAGGTCGAAACCCCTGCGGTTTCGACATTCCTCACAGCGCGCCTTGA